The DNA sequence GTAGCCCACGGGGCAGAGGTGATGCCAGTGACTGGAGTGCCAATAGTGTGACCGCATGCCTGACATGTTGAGTTCCGGGAGAACACGCGCCGCGCTTGCCACTTCCGCGCGCGTATCGGTCGAGTTGCTGTTGGTGTTCGCGACGGTCGCGGTGACCCTGTGGGGTCTCGCCCGCATGTGGTCGGTCGTGTGGCCGGTGATCATTGCCCTGTTCCTCACCACGCTGACCTGGCCGATGACTCGTGCGCTGCGGCGGCGTGGGTGGCCCCCGGCGCTGGCGGCGTTGCTGGTGACCCTGCTGTTCCTCCTGGCCATCCTCGGCATCGTGGCGCTGATCGCGGTTCCGGTGGCGTCCCAGTCGGGCGAGTTGAGCGACGGTGTGGTCGAGGGCATCAAGAGGATGCGCGACTGGGCCGCGGGGCCACCGCTGAACATCGGCGACGACCAGATCACGACTGCCCTGGACACCGCGGCCGCCCGAGTCCAAGGCAGCGTCGGCAGCTTGGTCAACACCGTCGCAACGGGAGTGGCCACCACGCTGAGCGGCTTGGTCACGGCCATCCTGGCGGTCTTCCTGATGTTCTTCTTCCTGAAGGACGGCCCGCGGTTCCTGCCGTGGCTCGCCCGCCAGTTGCCCGGACGACTCGCCAAGGACGTTCCGGTCCTGGCCGAGCGAGCCTGGGACACCTTGGGCGCGTTCATGCGGTCTCAGGCACTCGTCGGCCTGCTCGACGCCGCCTTCATCGGCCTCGGCCTGTGGATCCTGGACGTACCGCTGGTGCTGCCGCTGACGGTGCTGACCTTCGTCTCGGCGTTCGTGCCCATCGTGGGCGCGGTGTTCGCCGGTTTCGTCGCGTGTCTCATCGCGCTGGTGTCGAACGGTCTGACGGACGCCCTGATCGTGCTGGCGATCATCCTCGTGGTGCAGCAACTTGAGGGCAACGTGTTCCAGCCCATGATCCAGAGCCGTGGGCTCGGCCTGCACGGCGCGGTGATTCTGCTGGCGGTGACGTTGGGTGGCAGTCTGGCCGGCATCGTGGGCAGCCTTCTTGCCGTGCCCCTCACTGCACTGATCGCGGTGATCTGGAACTACCTGCGGGAGCAGCTCGCCGACCCGCCGCAGGAGCCGGAGGCCGACAAGTCGCAGACCGGTGCCGCCGTCCCGGAAGTGTGACTCCGACCTGGCAGCGACCCCTTGCTCAGTTCCACGCCGAGCCCCGCTGCGGGCCCGGTGGCCCCGACCGCCCTACGCGCGCACCGGCTCCGCCACCGGTCAGCCCCTGCCCGGCAGAGATCCGGTGCGAGTTCTCGCAGTCTCCTCGCCCTCATGCGGCGGGGCCTGGTGCTCGGCGCCGAGGACGAAGTAGTCGGCATCCTTCGGCCGCTGGGCCCCCGGGCGTGGACGGGGCGCCGGCACGAGATGGGGTATGTGCTTGGAGCAGTGCACATACGCCTCCTCCACCGTGATGTGCACCCAGAATTCGGGCCTGCGTCCAGGAGCGGTGTCCACAGGAAGGTGGGGGTATGCCCTCCGCTGCTCGTCGTCCCGGTGGAGCCGAGCTCCGCCGTTGACGTGCAGGCCGATGTGGTCGTGGGCGAAGTCGACGAAGAGCAGGCCGACATGCGGGTTCTCGGTGATGTTTCCCGCGCTGGCGAGGACACCGTTCCCACGGTACTCGGGGTAGGTGAGAGTGCGGTCGTCCAGCACGGTGACGAAACCCGGGGGACCGGCACGGAAGGTGACGTCGCAGGCTCCGGCGGCGTCCGACGTGGACAGGAACGCCATGGTCTGGCGCCCTATGAAGTCCGCCATCTGTGGTGTCAGACGGGCCTGCACCTGACGGTCGTAGAAGGTGGCGGCCTGGTCGGCCGTGCCGAGAACGTGCTGCAGGCGGCGCTCGCCGACGGAGCCGGTGGACTCGTGGGTGTGCTTCACGGAACGCGCTGCCTTCCTCTTGCCTGCAACTGGGCGTGGCGCCACGGCACTCTAACGCTGGATGGAGCGCGCTGTCGTGGTGGGCCCGGGTGTCCGACTGCGCAGGCGGCGCCGCCGACGAGGAGCGCGACCGTCGGGGCGCGTTGGGGAAAAACAAACGGGCGGGGCGGCGTCTTGGCCGCCCCGCCCTGCTGAGTGTGCTGGTCGGCGGACCGTCCGCACCGCCCTGTCCCACTGGCTGCGTCGCGCGTCGTCCCGTTGAGGGATGATCAATCGGTTCGGGTGCGGAGGCTCCGCGCCAGGTGGAAATCATCATTGTCACGTCGCACCACTCCACCGCGACCACCGCGACGCGCCCGCCGCTGCGCAGCGCGAGTGTCCACACCGGGACTACTCCGTGCCGTCCGCCGGCAGGCGCTCCGGCAGTCCGAGCCGGGGGAACTGGTCGTCGTGGAACGTGATGATCTCGGTGATCGCCCCGCCGGTGACGCGCAGGACGTCGATCGTCAGCGGCAGGTACGTGCCCTCCCGCTTCTGCCAGAGGTAGAAGGCGACGGCGGGCTGCCGGTTCACGGAGGTGGGGACGGCGCGCAGGCCCTTCATGCCCTCGAAGCCGCTCTCGATCCAGTCGTGCACCACCGCGTCGCGGCCGACGTACAGGCCCGGCGTGGGCGGCATCGAGCAGCGGACGTCGTCCCGCAGCATGGCGGCGAGCCCGCTGACATCCGTGGCCAGGCTGGCCTCGGTGTAACGGCGCACCAGCTCGCGCGTCCCGCTGTCCTCCTCGCCGCCGGTCCAGTCCTGCCGCTCCGCGGGCAGGTGCTCCCGCATGCCGGCGCGGGCCCGCTGCAGCGCGCTGTTCACGGAGTTGACGGAGTCCCCGAGGGCCTCCGCGACGTCCTTCGCCGGCCAGCCGAGCACGTCCCGCAGGATCAGCACGGCCCGCGGGCGCGGCGCGAGGTGCTGGACTGCCACCAGGTACGCCAGCTCGATCGTCTCCCGCGTGACGGCGATGGTTTCCGGCTCGTCCCCTTCGCCGGCGGGCAGCTCGTCGAGCAGCCGGTCCGGGTAGGGCTGCAGCCACAGCACCTCGCCGCCGGTCGCGGGCTCCGGGCGGCGCTTGGCCAGCAGGTCCAGGCAGGCGTTGGTGGCGATCCGGTACAGCCAGGCCCGGAACGTCGACCGCCCTTCGAAGGTCTCCCGCCGCCGCCAGGCACGGAGGAACGTCTCCTGCACGGTGTCCTCGGCGTCCTCGAACGACCCGAGCATCCGGTAGCAGTGCACATGCAGCTCCCGCCGGTGCCGCTCCGCCAGCCCTGAGAACGTCGGCTCGTCCACCTCGCCCAGACCGCTCACGCCCATCTCCTCCAGTCGCGTGTCCGCACTCATCACCGTCATCCTTCCGCCTCGTCGTGTCCCGTCGTAGGTGTGACGGATGCGGGCGCGACAACTCATCACCAGGGTCCGTCGGCATGGCTGACGGCATGGCTGATCCAGCGCCGTACCGCCGGCGCAGCTCTTGCTCAATCTATCGATAGTCGATAGATTCCCATCGCAACTCGATGGAAGGATGGACGGTCCCATGGGAAAGCTGGCAGTGCGTGCGCTTCGCGCCGTGCTCGCGGTGGTGCTCACCGGCACCGTGTTCGTGCAGGCGTTGATGGTGTGGACATTGGTCACCGGGAGCGACCCGGAGGACGGGTCGCTCCCACTGACCCCGCTGCGCGTGATCACGATCCTGGGCATGGTGTCGGCCCAGGTCGCCGTGGTCGGCGTATGGCGGCTGGTGACGATGGTGCGACGTGGAACAGTGTTCTCCCATGCCGCCTTCCGGTACGTGGACGCCGTGATCGGCTCGATCGTGGCGGCTGCCCTCCTGTGGTTCGCGGTCACGGGCATCAATGCGCCGGGTCAGCGGGACGACCCGGGCGTCACCGTCATCATGGGCGGGATCGGCCTGGCCATCCTGGGGGTCGCGCTCATCGTGCTCGTGCTGCGGATGCTGCTCGCCCAGGCCGTCGCGCGCGATGTCGAAGCGGCGCAGATGCAGGCCGAGTTGGACGAGGTGATCTGATGCCGATCGTCGTCGACATCGACGTGATGCTGGCCAAGCGGAAGATGTCCGTGGGGGACCTCGCCGACCGCGTAGGGATCACGCCCGCCAATCTGGCGGTACTCAAGAACGGCCGCGCCAAGGCGGTGCGTTTCGCGACGCTCGCCGCACTATGCGACGTACTCGCGTGCCAGCCGGGCGACCTGCTGCGCTGGGAGGCCGAGGACGCCGCAGGCGGATGACGTGCCCCGCGTGGGCGTGACAACGCCGGCCCTGCCGGTCTCACCATGGAGTACCGGCTTACAGCTGCTGACCGGTGTTCTTGGGGGCGGGCGACGGGTGTTGCGCCGGTTGCGGTGCGGTCATGTCGAGCAGGAGGAGAGCATCGTGGTCGGGGCTGCCGGGGTCGGCGGTGTACACGCCGATGCGCTGGCCGGGGGTGCCTTCGACGTGCAGTGACTGCGAGGTGAGGGTGACCGGGCCGACCAGCGGGTGTCGGAAGGTCTTCTGCGCGGGCTTGCGCCCGGTCACTTCGTAGCGTTCCCACAGGCCCGCGAAGTCCGCGCTCTTGAGCAGGAGTTCGCCGACGAGGTTGGTCAGATCCGGGGCGTCGGACGCGGTGCCGGCCGTGGCGCGCAGGCGTGCGACGCATGCGGTGATCTGTCGGTCCCAGTCGGTGAACAGGTCCCGGGCCGCGGGGTGGAGGAAGAGGTAGCGGGCGAGGTTGCGGTGCTTTGCGGGCCAGTCGTCCAGCCCGGCGTAGAGAGCGAGGCCGCCGGGGTTCCAGGCCAGCATGTCCATGCTGCGGCTGATGACGTAGGCCGGGTTCGGGCGCAGTGACTCCAGCAGCAGCTTGAGGTGGGGGCGCACCGTGCGGCTCGGGGCGGGAGGCGGTTCCGGGGCGTAGCGGGCGGCTCGGGCGGCGAGCTCGCGCAGGTGCTGATGCTCCTGGTCGTCCATGCGCAGGGCGCGGGCCAGCGCGTCGAGGACGGAGGGGCTGGGGCGGGTCTCCTTGCCGCGTTCCAGGCGCACGTAGTAGTCGATGCTGATGCCGGCGAGGGTGGCCAGCTCCTCGCGGCGCAGCCCGGGGGTGCGGCGGATGCCGGCGCCGACGGTGAGGCCGACGTGTTCAGGGCTGGTCTGGGTGCGGCGGGCGCGCAGGTAGCGGCCCAGCTCGGCGCCCTCGCTGTGTGCGCTCTCGGATGCCATGCCTCCAGTCTCACCCGCTGCTCGGCCGGCGCGCAGGCGAGAGGGGGGCCCTGTCATTACCCCCGAAGAGCCCGCCCTGCCACCCCGGCGCAATCCGGTCGAAGGTGGAGGAGCAAGACGCCGGTACACCGGCCGTCGCCAGAGCCGCCGCAGGCACGATCTGGCTCGTCGGGGGTTGAGTGAGGGTGCCGGGCGACGCCGTGAACCGGAGAGGGCGACATGCGCACCATCAAGCTGCGTGACCTGGAAGTGTCCCGGATCGGACTGGGTGCAATGGGAATGTCCCACGGCTACACCGGTGCGGGGACCGACGATGCCGAGTCCATCAGGACCGTGCACCGGGCGCTGGAGCTGGGCGTCACACTCATCGACACCGCCGAGATCTACGGCCCGTACACCAATGAGGAACTGCTGGGCCGGGCACTGAAAGGGCGCCGGGAGCAGGTGGTGCTGGCCACGAAGTTCGGCCTGGTCTCCCACGGCGTGGAGGGCGCCTGGAACCTGGACTCCAGCCCGGCCAACATCCGCACGGCCGTCGAGGGCTCCCTGAAGCGGCTGGGCGCCGACCACATCGACCTGTACTACCAGCACCGGGTCGATCCGAACACACCGATCGAAGAGACCGCCGGCACCGTCGGCGAGCTGATCGCCGAGGGCAAGGTCCGCGCCTTCGGTCTCTCGGAGGCCGGCCCGGACACGATCCGCCGCGCGCACGCCGTCCAACCGGTCACCGCGGTGCAGTCGGAGTACTCACTGTGGACCCGGGGGATCGAGGAGCGTGTCCTGCCCGTGCTGCGTCAGCTGAACATCGGCCTGGTGCCGTTCTCGCCGCTGGGCCGCGGTTTCCTGACGGGCACCGTCCGCTCCACCGACCAGTTCGACGGCTCCGACTTCCGGCGTGGCAATCCGCGCTTCTCCGGGGAGAACTTCCAGCGCAACCTGGCCATCGCCGACGAGGTGCAGGCCCTGGCCGCCGAGGTCAGTGCCTCGCCCGCGCAGGTGGCGCTGGCCTGGCTGCTCGCCCAGGGCGACGACATCGCCCCGATCCCCGGCACCAAGAGGGTGGCCCGCGTCGAGGAGAACAGCGCCGCCGACGCCCTCACGCTGACGAGCGGGCAACTCGGCAGGCTCGCCGGCCTGCCGCCCGCCGCCGGTGACACCCACACCGAGTCCCAGGCGCAGATGCTCGAACGCTGAATGTCACCCGCCGCCCGAAGCACCGGCCCCACCCCTGATCTGGAGTAGTGATCCCTTATGCGTGCAGCTGTGATGTACGGAGCCGGAGACGTCCGCGTCGAGTACCGGCCCGACCCGAAGATCGTGCAGCCCACCGACGCCGTCGTCCGCACCCTCGCCTCCTGCGTGTGCGGCAGTGATCTGTGGCCCTACGGGGCGATGCCCGCCACCGAGACCGGCCGGCCCATGGGGCACGAGTTCCTCGGCGTCGTCGAGGAGACCGGCGCGGATGTGACCGGCCTGAAGGCAGGTGACCTGGTTGTCGCTCCGTTCACCTACAGCGACAACACCTGCGACTACTGCGCCAAGGGCCTGCACATCTCGTGCCGCAACGGTGGCCGGTACGGCTTCGACGGTGTCGACGGCGGTCAGGGCGAGGCAGTCCGCGTCCCGTACGCGGACGGCACCCTGGTGAAGCTGCCGGTGGCCGCCGACTCCGCGCTGCTGCCCTCCTTGCTGGCGCTGTCGGACGTGATGACCACCGGGCACCACGGCGCGGTCACCGCCGGCGTCGGGCGCGGGGACGCCGTCCTGGTCGTCGGAGACGGGGCGGTGGGCCTGTGCGCGGTCATCGCGGCCGAGCGGCTGGGCGCCGAGCGGATCGTACTCGCGGGCCGCCACGAGGCGCGCACCGACTTGGGGCGCGCGTTCGGCGCGACCGATGTCGTCGCCGAGCGCGGCGAGGAGGGCATCGCCCGGATCCGCGACCTGACCGGCGGCGTCGACGAGGTGATCGAAGCGGTCGGCACCCGCCAGGCCCTCGACACCGCGCTGGGCGCGGTCCTGGATGGCGGCACCATCAGCCGCCTGGGCGTCCCGCAGTACGAGCAGGGACCCATCGGCCCGGCGGAGTTCATGCGCAACATCACCCTGACCGGCGGTGCCAGTCCCGCCCGCGCGTACATCGAGCACCTGCTGCCCGACGTTCTCGACGGCACGATCGCCCCCGGCCGCGTCTTCGACCGGACCTTCATCCTCGACCAGACGCCGGCCGCCTACCGGGCCATGGCCGAGCGTCAGGTCCTCAAGGCCTTCATCCGCCCCTGACTCCCACCCGCACAGCGAAGGACACCCCGCTCATGCAGACCGTCACACTCAACAACGGCATCGAGATGCCGCTCCTCGGCTTCGGCGTCTACCAGATCCCTGCCGAGGACACCCAACGCGCCGTCTCCGACGCGCTCGCCGCCGGCTATCGACTGCTGGACACCGCCGCCGCCTACGGCAACGAAGAGGCCGTAGGACGCGCCATCAAGTCCAGCGGCATCGCCCGCGCGGAGCTGTTCGTCACCACCAAGCTGTGGGTCCAGGACGCCCCGGCCGAGGACAACACCAGGCGTGCGTTCGAGATGTCGCTGGCCAAGCTGGGTCTGGACTACCTCGACCTGTACCTGATCCACCAGCCCTTCGGCGACGTCTACGGTCAGTGGCGCGGCATGGAAGCTCTCCACCGCGAGGGCCTGGCCAAGGCGATCGGGGTCGCCAACTTCTACCCCGACCGGCTGGTCGACCTGATCGTCAACAACGAGATCACCCCGGCGGTCAACCAGATCGAAACCCACCCGTTCTTCCAACGCGCCGACTACCAGGACCTCATGCGCGAGCACGGTGTGCGGATCCAGTCCTGGGGCGGCTTCGCCGAAGGCAGGAACGACCTGTTCACCAACCCCCTGCTGGCCGAGATCGGCAAGGAGTGCGACAGGTCGGTGGCGCAGGTGGTGCTGCGCTGGCTCACCCAGCGTGGCGTCGTCGCCATCCCCAAGTCCGTGCGGCCCGAGCGGATGGCGGAGAACTTCGACGTCTTCGACTTCCAGCTCACAGATGAGCAGATGGCACGGATCGCCACCCTGGACACCGGCAGCTCACTGTTCTTCGACCACCGCGATCCGGAGGTCGTCACCTGGCTCGCCAAGCGCCGCCTCGACGCATGACCGCCACTCCACGACGACGCGCCCTCCTGCGGGCCACCTTGATGACCGGACTCGGCGCTGTGACCGGAGCCCAACTCACCGGCTGCTCCTCGCCTGCGGGGCAGGGGAGTCGGCGTCAGACGGCGTCCCCGAGGCCCTCCGCGACGACCCCGGGCGGGGGGAAGGTGTTGCTGGCCTACTTCTCGCGTCCGGGCGAGAACTACTACCACGGTGGACGCACCATCCTGAAGGTCGGCAACACCGAGGTACTGGCGCGCAGGATCAGCAGTCTCACACCGTGCGACGTACACCGTATCGAGACTGCCGATCCTTACCCGTGGGACTACGACGAGACCGTCCGCCGCAACGTGCGCGAACAGGACGATGACGCGCGCCCGGCCATCAAGGGCCGGTTGCCCTCCCTCGACGGCTACGACACCGTTCTCCTCGGCAGCCCCATCTGGAACGTCCGGGCACCCATGATCATGACCACGTTCGCCGAACAACTCGACTTCCGCGGCAGGACCGTCGTCCCGTTCACCACGCACGCCATGAGCGGCCTGGGCACGACCGCACGCGACTACGCGCGCTCCTGCCTCGGCGCGACGATCGCCCCGGGCCTCGCAGTGCGCGGCGAAGAAGTCGCCGACGCCGATACCGACATCCGGACCTGGCTTCGCGAGGGCGGACTCGCCGGCTCATGACGAAGATCCGCCGTGGGCGGCGGCCCGGAGCTGATGCGGCGGGGCGGACTCTCTACGTCGTGCCTCCCGCAGCGGGCGCCGCGCTGTTGCCCGGCGGGGCCGCCGCCCCTCCGCCCGGCGGGGCCGCCGCCCCTCCGCCCGGCGGGACTGCTGCCCCTCCCGCCGGTGGGGGCACGATCGCGGTGCCGGGAGCCGGCTGAGTCACCGGCTGCGGTGGGTAGCTGATGTGCACCACACGCACGAGCGCACCCGGCACGAAGACGCACACCGCCTTCGAGCGGGTGCGGGGCACGTCATCCGGCCCGGTCCAGGCGATCGGCTGCTGGAGCACGAGATCGCGCCGGGCCGGGTCGGGGTCGGTCGATACGTAGCGCACATAGCCTTCCACCAGGCGCCCGTCGGACAGTTCGACGGCAACGAAGGGCTTCCGCCGGTCCGCTCCCGCCCGGTCCGTGAGGGCGTACACGGCCACCGTGCCGTCCCGTAACCCCGCGCCCGTGCGCTTGGACGACGTCCGTCCCGCGTACACCCCGGCCAGCGTACTGAGCACCATGCTCAGCGCCATGGTCACCAGCGCGGCACCGATCCACGACCAGGGGCGGTCCCGGAAGTCGGCCGGCGCCCTGTGCAGGGCGCCGGCGGGCACCAGAAAGGTGACCAGTTCCCCGGCCAGCAGCGTCAGCAGCAGTCCGGCGGAGGTCGCCAACGCACCTACGCTGAACAGCTGGACGACCTCGATGGTCGACGACCGGGTGTCCTGTGGACGGTAGCGGCGCAGTGCCTGGTGGAACGCGAAGCCCGGCGTCATCGCGGCGAGGAGGATCACCGCGGCGATGACGCTACTGGGCACGAGGCTGCCCCTGCGCGGCGGGGTCCGGAGGCTGGGCGGGCGGCGCGCTGGTCACGGCGGGCGGCAGTTCGAGGTCGGGTTCGTCGATCAGGTCCTCCACGACGAAATGCCGGTCGTCAAAGCCGAACTCGTCCTCCCACTCCTCGCTGCCGGACCCACCGGTCCCGTCAGGCCCGGATCCGTACGGGGGTGTGTGGTGCTCGGTCGCCATGGGGAGTGCGTCCTTCCTGTGCAGGTGCGCTGTTCACACGCGGTGTCGGTCGTGTTCCAGTCCGATGAGCGTCGTCACGTCCGATGAGCGTCTCTTCAAGTCAGGTGAGGGTCCTCGAACGTCGTAGTGATGCTGACGAGCCCCGCCCACAGTCGCGGCGGCACCGTGCCCACTTCCGCGCGGTACTGACGCTGGGCGGTGCGCAGGGCCGTCGAGGGCGGGACGCCCTGTGCGAGGAGCCGGTAGAGGATGGCCAGGATGCGGGCGGTGGGGTGGCTGTGCCGGGGGTTCTTCGCCCTCCCGTCCGGCAGCGGAAAGATCCCACCGATGACCGTCTCGGCACCGCGGCACAGGGCGACCGTGGGAATGCCGAGCGGGTCGGTACCGCGGCGCTCGTCGAGTTCGGCGGACAGGCAGGCGTTGATGAGCAGGGTCCGCGGGAAACGCAGGGTGAGCATGCGGGCCGCCGACAGCTGAGTCCGCCGGTCCAGGCGAAGCGCGTGGGCCAGTCCGGGGCTGTCGTTGCCGTGTACGGAGGCAGCGCCGACCGAGAAACCGGCGCCGTCCGGACCGAGCACCGTCAGCAGTTCCGCGGCGGTGCGGGCATGGACGACCTCGGTGCCGTAAGCGGCGTCGAGAGCGTTCCGTTCGAGGTCCAGGCCCTCGGCGTTGACACCGGCGAGATAGGCGAATGCACGGTTCCTGACGGCGCCGGTTGCTCGCTCGTCGCCACCTGTTGCCGCGCTGTCCGCGAGTGACAGGCTGGGCAGCAGGGCCAGGACCGCACGGTCGAGCACGTAGCCCTCGGGATCGTCCGGTTCGACGCTGAGCGCGGCCCACGGCACCCGCCACAGGCGTGAGTCGGGTTCGATCAGCAACTTCGGCACCGCGCCTGCGGGGTTGGTGTTCCGCAGCAGGTCCACCAGGCCGCTGGGCAGCAGGAGCTGGGCGAGGGTCGCCCACGGTGTGGTGTCGCGAGCGGTCAGATGGCGGCAGCGTGGTGTCGTGCGCCAATCGGGGGCTTCCGCGCGGACTCCCTCCGTTTCGCCGGCTGCGCTGTCAGGCACGATCTGGGCGGGCGTCGGAAGCGCCGGGCCCTGGCGCAGGTCTTGGAGCCCGGTGACCTCGCCGAGCAGGACCCCCGCGGCGCCCTCGACCGGGTGGAGGAACGGATGCTGTGTGCCGTCCGGGTCCGTCCACAGCCCGGCGATGCGGTTCGTCCGGCCGTTGCCGACGAGCCGAAGTTGCAGCACATGGGTGCTCCAGCGCTGCGCGTACGGGCGCGGGTCGCCAGTCCGTCCCTCGTCGCCTGCGCTCAGCGCCCACCGAAACCGTAGGGAGACCAGCGTCTCCAGTCGTTCGTACGCCCGCGCCACCTCCTGCTGCCCGGCGCGCGGAGGCGGGGCCGGCGCATGAACTTCGGCGGCCCGCGCCGCCTCCGGTGGCGTCGTGCCCTCGGCGCCGGCCAGCGTGCTCAGCAGCCCGACGATCTCGGACATGCCTTCCTGCTCGATGTCGTCAGGCGTCCGCAGGATCAGTTCCCCGCG is a window from the Streptomyces sp. NBC_00299 genome containing:
- a CDS encoding AI-2E family transporter, with protein sequence MPDMLSSGRTRAALATSARVSVELLLVFATVAVTLWGLARMWSVVWPVIIALFLTTLTWPMTRALRRRGWPPALAALLVTLLFLLAILGIVALIAVPVASQSGELSDGVVEGIKRMRDWAAGPPLNIGDDQITTALDTAAARVQGSVGSLVNTVATGVATTLSGLVTAILAVFLMFFFLKDGPRFLPWLARQLPGRLAKDVPVLAERAWDTLGAFMRSQALVGLLDAAFIGLGLWILDVPLVLPLTVLTFVSAFVPIVGAVFAGFVACLIALVSNGLTDALIVLAIILVVQQLEGNVFQPMIQSRGLGLHGAVILLAVTLGGSLAGIVGSLLAVPLTALIAVIWNYLREQLADPPQEPEADKSQTGAAVPEV
- a CDS encoding pyridoxamine 5'-phosphate oxidase family protein, translating into MKHTHESTGSVGERRLQHVLGTADQAATFYDRQVQARLTPQMADFIGRQTMAFLSTSDAAGACDVTFRAGPPGFVTVLDDRTLTYPEYRGNGVLASAGNITENPHVGLLFVDFAHDHIGLHVNGGARLHRDDEQRRAYPHLPVDTAPGRRPEFWVHITVEEAYVHCSKHIPHLVPAPRPRPGAQRPKDADYFVLGAEHQAPPHEGEETARTRTGSLPGRG
- a CDS encoding RNA polymerase subunit sigma-70, with amino-acid sequence MSADTRLEEMGVSGLGEVDEPTFSGLAERHRRELHVHCYRMLGSFEDAEDTVQETFLRAWRRRETFEGRSTFRAWLYRIATNACLDLLAKRRPEPATGGEVLWLQPYPDRLLDELPAGEGDEPETIAVTRETIELAYLVAVQHLAPRPRAVLILRDVLGWPAKDVAEALGDSVNSVNSALQRARAGMREHLPAERQDWTGGEEDSGTRELVRRYTEASLATDVSGLAAMLRDDVRCSMPPTPGLYVGRDAVVHDWIESGFEGMKGLRAVPTSVNRQPAVAFYLWQKREGTYLPLTIDVLRVTGGAITEIITFHDDQFPRLGLPERLPADGTE
- a CDS encoding DUF2975 domain-containing protein, with the translated sequence MGKLAVRALRAVLAVVLTGTVFVQALMVWTLVTGSDPEDGSLPLTPLRVITILGMVSAQVAVVGVWRLVTMVRRGTVFSHAAFRYVDAVIGSIVAAALLWFAVTGINAPGQRDDPGVTVIMGGIGLAILGVALIVLVLRMLLAQAVARDVEAAQMQAELDEVI
- a CDS encoding helix-turn-helix domain-containing protein, with the translated sequence MPIVVDIDVMLAKRKMSVGDLADRVGITPANLAVLKNGRAKAVRFATLAALCDVLACQPGDLLRWEAEDAAGG
- a CDS encoding helix-turn-helix transcriptional regulator: MASESAHSEGAELGRYLRARRTQTSPEHVGLTVGAGIRRTPGLRREELATLAGISIDYYVRLERGKETRPSPSVLDALARALRMDDQEHQHLRELAARAARYAPEPPPAPSRTVRPHLKLLLESLRPNPAYVISRSMDMLAWNPGGLALYAGLDDWPAKHRNLARYLFLHPAARDLFTDWDRQITACVARLRATAGTASDAPDLTNLVGELLLKSADFAGLWERYEVTGRKPAQKTFRHPLVGPVTLTSQSLHVEGTPGQRIGVYTADPGSPDHDALLLLDMTAPQPAQHPSPAPKNTGQQL
- a CDS encoding aldo/keto reductase; its protein translation is MRTIKLRDLEVSRIGLGAMGMSHGYTGAGTDDAESIRTVHRALELGVTLIDTAEIYGPYTNEELLGRALKGRREQVVLATKFGLVSHGVEGAWNLDSSPANIRTAVEGSLKRLGADHIDLYYQHRVDPNTPIEETAGTVGELIAEGKVRAFGLSEAGPDTIRRAHAVQPVTAVQSEYSLWTRGIEERVLPVLRQLNIGLVPFSPLGRGFLTGTVRSTDQFDGSDFRRGNPRFSGENFQRNLAIADEVQALAAEVSASPAQVALAWLLAQGDDIAPIPGTKRVARVEENSAADALTLTSGQLGRLAGLPPAAGDTHTESQAQMLER
- a CDS encoding alcohol dehydrogenase catalytic domain-containing protein yields the protein MRAAVMYGAGDVRVEYRPDPKIVQPTDAVVRTLASCVCGSDLWPYGAMPATETGRPMGHEFLGVVEETGADVTGLKAGDLVVAPFTYSDNTCDYCAKGLHISCRNGGRYGFDGVDGGQGEAVRVPYADGTLVKLPVAADSALLPSLLALSDVMTTGHHGAVTAGVGRGDAVLVVGDGAVGLCAVIAAERLGAERIVLAGRHEARTDLGRAFGATDVVAERGEEGIARIRDLTGGVDEVIEAVGTRQALDTALGAVLDGGTISRLGVPQYEQGPIGPAEFMRNITLTGGASPARAYIEHLLPDVLDGTIAPGRVFDRTFILDQTPAAYRAMAERQVLKAFIRP
- a CDS encoding aldo/keto reductase, whose translation is MQTVTLNNGIEMPLLGFGVYQIPAEDTQRAVSDALAAGYRLLDTAAAYGNEEAVGRAIKSSGIARAELFVTTKLWVQDAPAEDNTRRAFEMSLAKLGLDYLDLYLIHQPFGDVYGQWRGMEALHREGLAKAIGVANFYPDRLVDLIVNNEITPAVNQIETHPFFQRADYQDLMREHGVRIQSWGGFAEGRNDLFTNPLLAEIGKECDRSVAQVVLRWLTQRGVVAIPKSVRPERMAENFDVFDFQLTDEQMARIATLDTGSSLFFDHRDPEVVTWLAKRRLDA
- a CDS encoding flavodoxin, translated to MTATPRRRALLRATLMTGLGAVTGAQLTGCSSPAGQGSRRQTASPRPSATTPGGGKVLLAYFSRPGENYYHGGRTILKVGNTEVLARRISSLTPCDVHRIETADPYPWDYDETVRRNVREQDDDARPAIKGRLPSLDGYDTVLLGSPIWNVRAPMIMTTFAEQLDFRGRTVVPFTTHAMSGLGTTARDYARSCLGATIAPGLAVRGEEVADADTDIRTWLREGGLAGS
- a CDS encoding DUF6338 family protein, encoding MPSSVIAAVILLAAMTPGFAFHQALRRYRPQDTRSSTIEVVQLFSVGALATSAGLLLTLLAGELVTFLVPAGALHRAPADFRDRPWSWIGAALVTMALSMVLSTLAGVYAGRTSSKRTGAGLRDGTVAVYALTDRAGADRRKPFVAVELSDGRLVEGYVRYVSTDPDPARRDLVLQQPIAWTGPDDVPRTRSKAVCVFVPGALVRVVHISYPPQPVTQPAPGTAIVPPPAGGAAVPPGGGAAAPPGGGAAAPPGNSAAPAAGGTT